In a single window of the Prionailurus viverrinus isolate Anna chromosome D3, UM_Priviv_1.0, whole genome shotgun sequence genome:
- the TMEM191C gene encoding transmembrane protein 191C isoform X3: MAESQELLLQLQKDNRDGRLRKQELEELVRGLEAESESLTGRLQDLRERERSLQRQRSQAARAQRGEAREAARERAERARALLEAAEQHKQDLEQHNRQLQEQWEELSSQLFYYGGEQLSQQRAEQQLGTQLMALQKQLEIVEAKHAKQAEGLRQGVQRTEEAWASFQEQSGVLQELQGKVMEAAATLDASRGGPELCDSQPRRMQDCAGSLMEEVAKADCERRLFGGTCGAGLRVGSSRCGSGHSSPVVRPAFRKSQPCWQCTCSSPLQSL, encoded by the exons ATGGCCGAGTCACAAGAGCTGCTGCTGCAGCTGCAGAAGGACAACCGCGACGGGCGACTACGGAAGCAGGAGCTGGAGGAGCTAGTGCGGGGCCTTGAGGCCGAGAGCGAGAGCCTCACCGGGCGCCTGCAGGACCTGCGGGAGCGTGAGCGCAG CCTACAGCGGCAGCGAAGCCAGGCGGCgcgggcccagagaggggaggcgCGCGAGGCGGCGCGGGAGCGCGctgagcgcgcgcgcgcgctgcTGGAAGCGGCGGAGCAGCACAAGCAAGACTTG GAGCAACACAACCGGCAGCTGCAGGAGCAGTGGGAGGAGCTGTCAAGTCAG CTCTTCTACTACGGAGGGGAACAACTGAGTCAACAGCGCGCAGAACAGCAACTCGGGACCCAACTGATGGCTTTGCAG AAACAACTGGAGATAGTGGAGGCCAAGCACGCCAAGCAGGCAGAGGGCCTGCGGCAG GGCGTGCAGCGGACGGAGGAGGCTTGGGCCAGCTTTCAGGAGCAGAGCGGAGTCCTGCAG GAGCTGCAGGGAAAGGTGATGGAGGCGGCGGCTACGCTGGACGCCTCGAGGGGCGGCCCGGAACT GTGCGACTCCCAGCCTCGACGGATGCAGGACTGCGCGGGCTCGCTCATGGAAGAGGTGGCCAAGGCTGACTGT GAGAGGCGGCTTTTCGGCGGCACCTGCGGAGCGGGCCTCAG GGTCGGTTCTTCTCGGTGCGGGTCCGGGCATTCCTCTCCTGTGGTCCGCCCCGCTTTCCGGAAGTCCCAGCCCTGCTGGCAGTGCACGTGCAGCTCACCACTGCAGTCTTTGTGA
- the TMEM191C gene encoding transmembrane protein 191C isoform X2, which translates to MAESQELLLQLQKDNRDGRLRKQELEELVRGLEAESESLTGRLQDLRERERSLQRQRSQAARAQRGEAREAARERAERARALLEAAEQHKQDLEQHNRQLQEQWEELSSQKQLEIVEAKHAKQAEGLRQGVQRTEEAWASFQEQSGVLQELQGKVMEAAATLDASRGGPELCDSQPRRMQDCAGSLMEEVAKADCERRLFGGTCGAGLRLWALGALQTLLLLPLGFLALPMLCLMLVNPSALRGGLPRFDLDAAFRGLRYTLSPLLQLRARGLLPA; encoded by the exons ATGGCCGAGTCACAAGAGCTGCTGCTGCAGCTGCAGAAGGACAACCGCGACGGGCGACTACGGAAGCAGGAGCTGGAGGAGCTAGTGCGGGGCCTTGAGGCCGAGAGCGAGAGCCTCACCGGGCGCCTGCAGGACCTGCGGGAGCGTGAGCGCAG CCTACAGCGGCAGCGAAGCCAGGCGGCgcgggcccagagaggggaggcgCGCGAGGCGGCGCGGGAGCGCGctgagcgcgcgcgcgcgctgcTGGAAGCGGCGGAGCAGCACAAGCAAGACTTG GAGCAACACAACCGGCAGCTGCAGGAGCAGTGGGAGGAGCTGTCAAGTCAG AAACAACTGGAGATAGTGGAGGCCAAGCACGCCAAGCAGGCAGAGGGCCTGCGGCAG GGCGTGCAGCGGACGGAGGAGGCTTGGGCCAGCTTTCAGGAGCAGAGCGGAGTCCTGCAG GAGCTGCAGGGAAAGGTGATGGAGGCGGCGGCTACGCTGGACGCCTCGAGGGGCGGCCCGGAACT GTGCGACTCCCAGCCTCGACGGATGCAGGACTGCGCGGGCTCGCTCATGGAAGAGGTGGCCAAGGCTGACTGT GAGAGGCGGCTTTTCGGCGGCACCTGCGGAGCGGGCCTCAG GCTGTGGGCTCTGGGCGCGCTGCAGACGCTGCTGTTGCTCCCGCTTGGTTTCCTGGCGCTGCCTATGCTCTGCCTGATGCTGGTGAACCCCTCCGCCCTCCGCGGGGGGCTCCCGCGCTTCGACTTGGACGCAGCCTTCCGCGGTTTGCGCTACACTCTGTCCCCGCTGCTCCAACTGCGCGCGCGCGGCCTGCTGCCCGCCTAA
- the TMEM191C gene encoding transmembrane protein 191C isoform X1, whose product MAESQELLLQLQKDNRDGRLRKQELEELVRGLEAESESLTGRLQDLRERERSLQRQRSQAARAQRGEAREAARERAERARALLEAAEQHKQDLEQHNRQLQEQWEELSSQLFYYGGEQLSQQRAEQQLGTQLMALQKQLEIVEAKHAKQAEGLRQGVQRTEEAWASFQEQSGVLQELQGKVMEAAATLDASRGGPELCDSQPRRMQDCAGSLMEEVAKADCERRLFGGTCGAGLRLWALGALQTLLLLPLGFLALPMLCLMLVNPSALRGGLPRFDLDAAFRGLRYTLSPLLQLRARGLLPA is encoded by the exons ATGGCCGAGTCACAAGAGCTGCTGCTGCAGCTGCAGAAGGACAACCGCGACGGGCGACTACGGAAGCAGGAGCTGGAGGAGCTAGTGCGGGGCCTTGAGGCCGAGAGCGAGAGCCTCACCGGGCGCCTGCAGGACCTGCGGGAGCGTGAGCGCAG CCTACAGCGGCAGCGAAGCCAGGCGGCgcgggcccagagaggggaggcgCGCGAGGCGGCGCGGGAGCGCGctgagcgcgcgcgcgcgctgcTGGAAGCGGCGGAGCAGCACAAGCAAGACTTG GAGCAACACAACCGGCAGCTGCAGGAGCAGTGGGAGGAGCTGTCAAGTCAG CTCTTCTACTACGGAGGGGAACAACTGAGTCAACAGCGCGCAGAACAGCAACTCGGGACCCAACTGATGGCTTTGCAG AAACAACTGGAGATAGTGGAGGCCAAGCACGCCAAGCAGGCAGAGGGCCTGCGGCAG GGCGTGCAGCGGACGGAGGAGGCTTGGGCCAGCTTTCAGGAGCAGAGCGGAGTCCTGCAG GAGCTGCAGGGAAAGGTGATGGAGGCGGCGGCTACGCTGGACGCCTCGAGGGGCGGCCCGGAACT GTGCGACTCCCAGCCTCGACGGATGCAGGACTGCGCGGGCTCGCTCATGGAAGAGGTGGCCAAGGCTGACTGT GAGAGGCGGCTTTTCGGCGGCACCTGCGGAGCGGGCCTCAG GCTGTGGGCTCTGGGCGCGCTGCAGACGCTGCTGTTGCTCCCGCTTGGTTTCCTGGCGCTGCCTATGCTCTGCCTGATGCTGGTGAACCCCTCCGCCCTCCGCGGGGGGCTCCCGCGCTTCGACTTGGACGCAGCCTTCCGCGGTTTGCGCTACACTCTGTCCCCGCTGCTCCAACTGCGCGCGCGCGGCCTGCTGCCCGCCTAA